One Primulina eburnea isolate SZY01 chromosome 4, ASM2296580v1, whole genome shotgun sequence genomic window, ATCAGGTAATGCAACTCCTGGGAGATATGGTACGGCATCAAAGCAATATGTTGGCGGGTTTTGAGTTTCTGCTGTACATAAATTAGGTTGTGTTAAGTGAAGAAGCATGAGATTCGTGCTCTGTCCTCCTGCTGGTTACAGGGTTTATCTTGTTTAAGAAATAACAAGTGGAGTATGGATAGATTGTGGCATGAACTCGTGTCAGATTGTGTAGCTTTGTTTTTTTTGAAGAACTTTATTGacattttgtttttaattattcctATCAATCTGGATTTCTCTGTACAATCTCTTTTAGAACCGAGATCAAGGGAAACGTGAATCGTTGCATGTTCTCTTTCTTTGTTTTCCCTCAACTATGCAGACTCTAGAATGATAAAGTAAGTCAAGAGGGGGGATATACGGACACCTTTGCGTGTGTAATATAAtttgtgggggggggggggggggggtggtgtATGGGGGGTTTGCTGTGGGGAGCACTCCCATCTCCACATTTTGGGCATCTGCGCGCTTGATCTAAATATGATGGGCATTAGCCTTGCCTTCTGAAAGGTTGGGACAGGCATACGTGAGGGTTCTCACGACGCAAACTTGTAGTCGGGGTGGATAAATGGGACAAGGTAAGATGTGTCTCATATATGATATTAAGGTCTAATTTTAGATCttataaattctcataatttatttgataaaaaaaatttaataaaaacttATAAGTTGTCGAAATAAATTTGATCAAAAAGGGATcttattttaacattttattttttcaaatgtttttatatATCTTCTTAAATCTCTACATTATTCTCACTTTTTAAACTATCACTTTATAATTTCATTTTTGTCGAAATAAATAAAACTTCGTCCTATCTTTTTATTATGATACAAGAAAcaaaaatgttaaaatttttattagtAAATTATTAActacaattttttaatcaacatTTTACTTATACACATTtacaataatattaaatattttttctccaaataaaaaCACATTAACATGTTTAAAATAAGCTCATCCAAACACTTTgacttatttttaaaataaaactcaCATCTTATAAACTCCTAAAACAACTTATAAAATGCAAGAAATTATACGTTCATACGTTGTCTTAAATAAGTTTTGCCAAACACACTCTTAACATGTATATATAAAAAGATTTGCATTATCTATATCTATTGCTATCAATGGTATGAAGTTGGCATCATAAGAGCATATAATGTACTTCTAAAAATACACCTATTCAAATTGAACTCACACATACTATTATTATACGAACATGATCTTGTTTTGTTAACCTATTGTGATCATTATTTTCGAGTGGCCATGGGAATTGTTTATGTACACGTAGTATCTTTCATTTTTGAGTCAAACAGCACCATCGTTTTCGTGCTTCATGTAtgtgaagattgatccacaCAATGAAAGTATTAATGAGAGAGTAGAATCGCCAGTGCTTGAAGAATTATCACCAAAATGTAATGGATGAATGCCAGAATGTTGGAACAGTTTAAATGTAAACATCAATCACGAAACCCTAACCatcagcatgcttccattctGCAAGAAGTTTGAAAGAGCAAATGGATGCTTAAAGATCTGGCATTCCCATGCCACTTTTAGTATCATATGTCTTTTCCAGGACCAGATCCATTGGGGTGTCCTTGGGACCGACTGCACGCAAAGAAAATAAATCAACCATACTGCAACATAGTTCAACAAAAACTTGGCCCTTTTGGATGCAAGTAGAAAATCTAGCATTCTGATCTTGATAGAAAACAAAATTTACAATTTAagctttattataaaatatgttGCTGCAGGTTTTATGAAGGTGCATAAATCTGAAATATACCAATTGTTGGCCTAGGTGTGCTCCTTATCTTTAAGATCTCTGGACGAGGAATTATGGATTCTGATGCTCCAATACCTCTTGAAACCCTTACTTTACTACCGTCCTCTAAGTATTTGATTCCCACCTTACAGGGCTTCCTATAAAAGCAAATGTGAACCAGGATttcatttattaaaataataagatGAGGAATTGTCTCCTCACCTGGTGACTGGATCAATAACCTGAACATTTGAGACATGAAGGGGAGCTTCTACTGAGAAAATCCCACCTTCATGACCTTGCCCTTGCTTAATGTGCTTCTTTACCTGCAGTGAGACAATAAGTAGAAAGGAGATaagtaaagaaaataaaaaacaaaaggtAAGAGTGAGCCAGTGTCAAGGTAGACAAACCCAGCAAAATTGGAATCTTAtactttttttttcattttctcgAACTATTTTTTAAATTACCTAATAGCAGTAGAGACTCAATTGCATTCGAATTATTTTTAGTATTCCCTATATTGTGTTAGAACCGTTCTTACTATTCTATTTAAGTATCTTATTTGAATTCAGATTAATCAATCTTAACAAGATTTTTATATGCAGCACCAATTTTCCTTGCAATTTGTATTCTTAGTTGTTTAATTTCGCTTGGTATTTcaaaaaacttgtgtaaaacaTAAAATTGCAAAGAGAAATAGTGataattatgaaaatattattaagaACCACTGATCGTTTGAATCGTATTCACAAACTCAAATAGAATACTAATAATAGTTTCATGCATTTAGGTAATACTGGATAGTGGATATAACAATAGAATACTAATAATAGTCCAACACAATTAGGTAATACTAGAAACAGTTCTAAAGCAATTAGTTAATGCTAAAAATAATTAGAACCCGATAATGTTTTTAGTTAGAATGCTATTAAGTATTACAAAATAAGAAGACATGACAATAATTATATGAATGGGAAAATCGTTACCATCAATAATTACATCCTTGTTTGAAAATGGAAACTTATGACACAAGCCGAACCATATAGTTGAGGGAAAAACTACCACATATCTACCacaacaaaaaatgaaaaaggtaaaaTATGCTCACAAAGATATGAGAAAGGACGGGGCTACCTCCCATACCACACATCCAGCCAGAAGAGTAGATAGAAAGGTAATATCACAAATGCAGTTTGACATACATATGTTCAATTGAAACTTATTTGGAGATGCTCATGACAAAACCAAAGGAGTTCCATTTTATTCACTCATTTACATTGCTATCTCGTCCATGATTACATCTAAATAATACAATAAAAGAAGCTTCCTCGAGCTTTGCTTTCTTCATAAAAAAAGTTTAAGGAAAATATTAACActtcaaacacaaattttttgAACACATTAACGAAAATACTTACCAAATTCTTGCCCTCGACAATAACACGATTTTGAGAGCGAACTACACGCTTAACTAGACCTGTCTCACCTTTATCTTTACCCCTAATTATCATAACCTGAAAATAAGGAAGAATAAGGAACAAGACAACAAATATGCGTACACTGGCGTGCAATTACAAATTCAagtgaaaatttaaaattcgatactgaaatatttatgaagttACATAAACTTCACTCGAAGTCCATGTTCCCCTACTGTCATATCCTGGTCCACCGTTAAAGACAAGATTTTgagaaataataataacaataatgagCAATAAAAATAGCCTTAATCTCCTCACATTATCGCCTCTCAGAATCTTCCAGTGatgaatgagtttttgggcAGCTTTCCAACCCATTTCGGCCTAAACCTATACAAGGTTCTCTGCCAAGGCACAATCCAACAAACAAAGTAAATCGCCAAATGACTGTTAAAGAGCTACATACATCAATCTACAACGAAACTGAAAAAAAAACCTCCATTCTCGCACCTAAGAAAGGTAGAAACATGGTTAAAAAAACACGCTATAATCAGAAATGAGGGATCCTGAGGTTCACGAACAAATGAACAGCGAAAGAATCGACTGCAACAACAATCCAAAAATCATGACTAAATTCAAATTTGTACAATCTAAAGAGTGAGAAAAATACCTTGACGATCGAAGAAGTCATGAATTTGAGAGGGTTTAGGGGATATAGCAAAGCTGGTCGGGGAAATACTTTAATGGGCCATTGTTATTGGGCTCAGATTAATCAAGCCCATAAGGATTCACGATTTTTTTTAATCCTAAATTGATTTTCAAACtccttttttattatttatatttatatttatatattgtcTTGATTAGTGTTTATTTTTATTAGACTAAAATATCCTTTCATTAACCTACTAGAAAAGTATTGACTTTTcctattttattttcagaattttggctacaatatttttaacattgcaaaaacttgtgtgagacggtctcacgggttaatttatgagacggatctgttatttgggtaatctattgaaaagtattgctttttatgctaagagtattactttttattgtgaatatgggtaaagttgacccgtctcagacgatctcacatgagactcactcttttaaCATTTCCCATTTTCTCTCACTTTTGGCATCTAAAATGTAGATAATGTTGAAGAAGCAGATTAAACAATAATTTGTGataaaatgtcaattttaattatGTATGAATCGACGTGTGACATTTTTAATcgtatttttttttgaattaattaaaatcttgTAATTGTGTTAATGACGATCAATTTTTagattttcatcaaaatcacataattaattatcaatatagttgttaaatttttataattacgTTGTTAAAGACACACGAATGTCACACATGATTTATTAACTACGTAATTATAAAAATTGAATAGTGTTCGTGACAATTTCATTACATGATTTtgattaaaatgataaaattgaTCGTTAT contains:
- the LOC140831147 gene encoding uncharacterized protein produces the protein MGWKAAQKLIHHWKILRGDNVMIIRGKDKGETGLVKRVVRSQNRVIVEGKNLVKKHIKQGQGHEGGIFSVEAPLHVSNVQVIDPVTRKPCKVGIKYLEDGSKVRVSRGIGASESIIPRPEILKIRSTPRPTIVGPKDTPMDLVLEKTYDTKSGMGMPDL